The Methanobrevibacter olleyae genome segment GAAGCTGAAAAAGAATTACAAGGTTTAATTTATCGTAAAAATGAATTTCATAATGTTATTTATGAAATTATAAGAAAATTTATTGTTTCTAGGTATAAAAGCTTTATTTATCATTTAAAAGATAAGAAAATTGAGAGAACAACTAATAAGCTTGAAAATGCTTTTCAAAAAACTATGCCTAAATCAAGAAAAAGAACTTTTAAGACTATTCGTGGTGTTTTAAAGAGAATTTATCGCAGAGATTTGATTTGGAATGAAAATCGAAAACTTAATCAAGTTCATCAACAAAGTTTTTGAAAGAGCCATATTTTGATATACCTAAATATTTATATAATTAAAAATATATAATATATTTAGTGAAATGTTTATTATTTTTAAGTTATATATAAAATAAACAAACAATTAGAGAAGTATTTCTTTTGTTTTTTTAAAATTGTTTTTTATTTAAGTCTATTTAATTTGGATTTATGGATTAATTTTATAATATTCTTTTTAAATCCAAATTAATTGTTCTGAAAATATTTTTTATAAATAATCTTATTGATTATATTTCAAATCATTTTAAATTAGTGAGGGCTAATATGTCAGCAATGATAGAGTTTCAAAATGTCTCTCGTGAGTATAGAACTGGAGACCATGTATTAAAAGCATTAGATAATTTAAGTCTTAAAATAGATAAAGGTGAATTCGTTGTGATTTTAGGGCCATCTGGTGCTGGAAAGTCTACTTTATTGAATCTCCTTGGTGGATTAGATACAGCTACAAGTGGAAAAATAATAGTGGATGGAGAAAATATTGTTGATTATGGTGATAAAGCTTTAACAAAATACAGAGCTAAAAGTGTAGGTTTTATATTTCAATTTTATAACTTAATTCCTAATTTAACAGCATGTGAAAATGTAGAGTTGATGAAGGATATAACCGATATTGATATTTATGGTGGGAAAATATTGGAAGCAGTTGGCCTAAGAGGGCACGATAACAAATTTCCTGCTCAATTATCTGGTGGAGAGCAACAAAGAGTTTCTATTGCAAGGGCTTTAGCAAAAGAGCCTGCAATGTTATTATGTGATGAACCTACTGGTGCACTTGATTCTAATACTGGAGTTTTAATCCTTTCATTATTACAAAATATGTGTCATGAAAAAAATACCACTGTTGTTATTGTAACACACAACTCAAAATTAGCTGATGCAGCTGATAAGTTGATTAAAATTAAAAATGGACAAATTGAAGAAGTTACAATCAATGAAAATCCTTCAGATGTAAATGAGATAAAATGGTAGAATTATTTAATTATCTAAATGAGATAAAATGGTAGAATTATTTAATTATGTAAATGAGATAAATGGTAGAACTATTTAATTTTTTAAATTATTTAATAATTTTTTAATTTGCCAGTTATGGCATATTTTATTTTTCAATGGTATCGATATACTTTCTTATTTAAAAAGGGATAATATGAAAATCTTACTTAAAAAAATGTTACGTGATTTTAAAGATCATAAGATTCAATTTCTCTCTATCTTTTTAATGGCTTTTTTAGGTGTCTTTGCATTTACAGGTATAAGTGGTGAAGTAGTAGGATTGTCTGATGTTTCAAGTCATTATTACGAAGATACTAATCTTGCTGATGGATGGGTATATGGAGAAGATTTAGATAATGATACCTTTGAGAATATAAAAAATATGGAAGAAATTAAAGATGCCGAGCGAGAGATGGTAGTAAATACGGTTGCTAATTATTCTTCAGATCCTGATATTACTTTACATATTCTTGAGGGAAAGCAAAAAATATCTAAATTTTATCTTTTTAAAGGAAAAGATTTTGATGAAAATGATAAAGATGGAATTTGGATAGATAAGAGATTTGCAGATGCACGTGATTTAGATATTGGAGATAGAATCACCTTAAAATTTGATGGAAAAAAAGTATCTAAAACAATTAGAGGTATTGTATTTTCTCCAGAATATGTTTACTACATTCAAGAAGGTAGCCTATTACCTGATTTTAAACAGGTAGGTTATGCTTATATCTCATCAAAAGCAGCTAATTTTGATGTTGAATATAATACAATTACATTAGATTCCTATGAGGAGCTTGAGGAAAAAGACTTTAAATCTGATTTATATGAACTTATGCCTAGATCAAAATTTGTTCAGTTTTTACATCGTGATAATAATATTGGTGTAAAAACATTAAATGAAGAAATAAATCAACATCAAATGTTTTCAGGAGTATTTCCTATAATATTTGTACTTGTTGCACTTTTAACATTACTTACCACTATGTCTAGACTTATTTCTTCTCAAAGAACTCAAATTGGCGCTTTAAAAGCTATGGGATATAGTAATAAGTCAATTATTTATCATTATCTTTTATATGGTTTCTTCTTATCATTAACAGGTTCTATTTTAGGACTTATTATTGGGCCTATGACAATACCTCGGCTATTCTATCCAAGTATGTCTTTAATGTATTCACTTCCACATTGGGGACCAGCATGGAATTTGACTTTCTTTGTTGTAGCTGCATTAATGGTAATATTTTCAGTAGCAGTAACATTTATCTCTGTTAAAAGTATCAGTGATGAAAATCCTGCAGATTCAATTAAACCTAAAGCTCCAAAGCCAGTTAGCTCAGATTTTATAGAAAAAACAAAGATTTGGGAAAAATTAAGTTTTAATGAACGATGGAATTATAGAGATGCAAAAAGAAATAAAGTAAGAGCTATAATGAGCATTTTTGGTGTATTTGCTTGTGCACTTCTTATTATCTCTGCATTTGGTATGTATGATTCAATGAATGATGTAAAAGACTGGCAGTATGAACAAATTTATCAATATAGTTCAAAATTACTTTTAAATGAAAACATTACAGATTCACAATTAGACTACCTTTTAGATGAAACTAATGGTGAAGGAATAATGGAAGAGGCTATTGAATTAAAGTATAAAGGCAATAAAAAAACAGGAACGCTAACAGTTTTAAATGAATCAGAATTATATAAAACAACAGATATTAATAGAAATTATATTCAACTTGACCCTAATGGAATAGCTATTTCTGATAGGATGGCTGAAATTTTAGGTTTAGAAATAGGCGATAAAGTAAGATGGCATGTTGTTGGCAATCCTAAATGGATTGATTCTGAAATCACTGAAACTTATTCAATTCCATTTGGTCAAGGAATTATGATGTCTCCTAAAGTTTATGAAAAAGTAGGGGGAGATGATTATAATTATAGTACAAACACTATTTTAACTAAAGAGAATATAAGTAAAAACTACACTGGTGTAGATAGTATTTCAACTAGAGAAGATATTGTTAGTGGCTGGGATAGCATTACAGAAGCTATGAATTTAATGGTTTTTGTTCTTATATTCTTTGCAATCGTCTTAGCAGTTGTAGTATTATATAATTTAGGTTTATTATCATTTACTGAAATTCAAAGGGAATTAGCAACATTAAAAGTTCTTGGATTTAATTCAAGAAGTTTAAGAAGACTCCTACTCACTCAAAATCTATGGTTCTCAACTATTGGTTTTATACTATCTATTCCAGGAGCTTATCTTTTAATGATTATTATGATGGGTTCAGCTGGTGAAGATTATTATTTCCCAATCAATATTTATTTATGGAACCTTCTTCTTAGTTTTATTCTAACCTTTGGACTTTCTGTAATTGTTAATTTAATGTTTTCAAGAAAGATTAAAAAAGTAAATATGGTTGAATCTTTAAAAAGCAATGAGTAACTTTCAAGCTTTTTGAGCTTATCTCTTAAAAACCTTGATTGAAATTTTTTCATCAGTTGACTATTTCTTAATAATCAAGAAAAATTTTATTTTATCTTTTTTAATTTTTTATTTATATCTCATTTTTAGTAGAAAATTAACTTTTAATTTTTTATTTATATCTCATTTTTAGTAGAAAATTAACTTCCTGGGATTTAAAATAATCATATTTTAACTCATCATTTGCTATTAGATTATTAGTCATATTCTTTGGAATAGCTACTAAAACAGTCTTAAAATCATTTATATTATTTTTAGGTGTATTAAAATGTATAGAGTATATCTCGTTAGATGAATTTTCTAAATCTTCTCTAAAAAATGGATTTAAATCAATTATCTCTTGATTTAATCTTTCTTTATTGTTATTTGTTCTATTTAAACTTTCTAAAATCCAATAAGAATTAGAGTTTTTTATACTCTCATCACTTAGTAAATAAAAATCATATTCTTCTAATGATTTTTTATAAACTCTAAAATTTTTACATAGCCAAAAAGTTCTTATATCACTAGTGTGATTAGTTAAATTTGGATTAGTATCATGATTACATATCTCATCTCTTTTATAATCATCTCTAAATAGTTCGTAGTCATTAAAATTATACACCACAAAATTAGAATAAAAATCACATTTAACTGTTCTATTTACCACTATGATGTTTCCCTCCTCATTATTTTCATCACCAAAATTATTATCAAAGCCATAACCCATTGTAATAGGTCTTATTTTATTATTCAAGGGATAAATAGCTATTGAACTTTTAAAACTGTTATTAAAGAGATTAGTAGTAATCAATTGATTATAATTATTCTTTATTTTGATTAATTTATTATAAGAAATTGTATTAGTAATTACTTTCTCATCATTTGAACTTTTGCTATAAAACTGGTTGTTTTCTATCTTTTTATTCTTTATAGCAAGACCTGGGATAATATTTGATGATACAATTCCATTATTTAAGTTTTCATTCTCTTCCCAATTTTCTGGATTTCCAGGATTATTTAATAGATAATCACAAGTTTTAATACTGATATCTTCAAGTGATGAAAACTCTTCTTCACTTAATACTTTTTCATTTAAATCATCACTTAAATTAGATATTATTCCCAATATAAAAACAAGTAATATAATCGAAATTAGAAGTTCAGTTGAATATAAAAGGCCAGATTTATCTTTAATTAAATCCTCTATGATTTTCTTTTCTCTTACACTATCACCAATAGTTAAGTCTATATTTTTCTTTTCTCTCATACTATCACAATAGCTGATTCTATATTTTTCTTTTCTCTTACACTATCACCAATAGTTAATCATACCAATCTTTAATATCCGCTCATTCCATACTTTAGTTTATGGCCATGTGGGTCAAGATATAAAATCTCATTTAAACCCTCCTCACTATAATAGATGACTTCCACTCCAGGATAGATATCATCACTAAAAATTACATGATCACTACCACAAGCAGATACAAGATTAGTTTCATTTGTTTTTTGAGGATTTATAAATGTTTCAAAGCCATAATGCTCACATCCACTTTTACCTTCAAGTCTACATAAATAACATGCTCCATCTCTACTTTCATGATAATATCCATTATCTCTACAATTTTTCATCACTTTTCCATTATCATCTCCATGATGCTTGTAGGGGTCATAAGGGCATTTTTTTACAATAAAAGGAGAGCTTGCATTAATATAATAGGAATAATTTTCTACCTCATTTACTCGTAAGAATTCAGATAAAGAATTTCCATAATTATATGATGTTTCATTATAACTAATGCCGTAATAGTTTTTACAGTATAATAAAGGTATAGGATCTTTTAAATTGATACAATCAACATCATCTGAAGCTATATTTTCAAATGAATACTCTCCCTTTACACTTGAAATGTAGCTTTTAAATTTGTAAGAGAAGGGATTACTTGTATTTTCAATAGATACTATATAAGAATTGATATAAACATTATAATTTTCCCAATACTCCTGATTTTTAACTCTTAACTTTTCATCAATCATTTCCTTTAAATCCCTTTTTGAATCTATACAGGCTCTTCTATTTTTAATCACTTCTTCACTTAATTCCTTTAAAGCTTCACGTTCTATAAGTGGAATATTTCTAATATAATCATTCATTATGTACTGGTACTGACTTGATGAAATATCCTCTTTGTTTTCATTCATTTGATTTATTGCAGTATTTAAAACAACTACTGATAATATTAAAAAGCTAATAAGAACCAAACTGCTTATTATAATTGAAATGTTTCCATTCTCATCATTAATAAAATCCTTTGATATTAATTTTTCATTCTCGTTATTTTTATTTTTTTTATATTTAATTTTCATTAATTGCTTTATTATTAAAAATACTATTTAAAAGTTTCTCAATTTTAATTTAAATTATTTTAAATCATTATAATTTGATAAAAAGATTAAATTTTCCTATTTGATTTAACTTTTCATTTTGATTATAATATTGTTGATATTAGAAAAATTAAATAAAAGAGAAAAATTAATACAATTATAATGACAATTATAAAAAATTTTACCTGATTAAAAAAATAAAGAATAAAAAACTTTATTTAGTAAAGTAAAAAGTAAAATACATTTTTAAACTTAAAACTTATTATATATGAATTATAAATAAATCATTATTATAAATTAAAGATATATTTATAAACTAAAAGATTAATAAATAAATAAAAATAGAAAAAAGTTTTAATCAAACTTTTTATAGAAGCGTGGAAAAATTATTATAAATCATTGTTAATGCTTATATTTATTAGGAGGAATTTCATGTCTGATATTGTAAGAACTTGGCGTCATATCCAACAAAGATATAACCTTGTTGGATCTAAATGTACTACTTGTGGTCAAATATTCTTCCCACAAAGAGTAATATGTCCTGATTGTAGAAGAAAAGGAAATATTGAAGATATTCAATTTTCTGGAAAAGGAAAAATATTTACTTATTCTGTAATTAGAACTCCAACTTCTGATTTCAAAAAAATAGCTCCTTATGCTGTAGCTATTATTGAGCTCGAAGAAGGTGCAAAAATAACTGCACAAATTGTTGATGCAGATGTTGATGATATTCAAATTGGAGACCCTGTAGAGATGGTCTTTAGAAAAATCCGCGAAGATGGCTCTGATGGTGTAATTTCATATGGATTTAAATTCAAAATTTTAAAATAAATTAAAAGTTTTATAAAATAGCTTTTTGCTATTTTATTTTTTTATTGATTATTAGTAATACTTTTCTTATAATTTTTATTAATAATTTATTACTTTTATATTAATTTTTAGTTAATTTTAATAATTATTAAGAAAGTTTATTAATTATTAAGGAATAATTAATACTATAAGAGAATTTAACTAAAATCTATAAGGATTTTTATAATTTTATAATATTTAAATCAAATTTAAATTTTAAATTTTTTCTAATTTGAGGAATATTATTTATATAAATTTTAGATTCTTTCTAAGTTAAGGGATATTATTTATATAAATTTTAGATTTATTTAAACTTAGAAAATATTAATTAAATTATAAATTTCTAAACTATTCAATTAAATTAAATATGTGATTATTATGAGTTATGAAGATACTGCTGTTTTATTATTAAGTCATGGAAGTAGTCTCCCATATGCAGAAGAAGTGTTTAAAGATATTTGTGCTAAATTTAAAACAAAAACAGAATTTGATGCTGAAGTCGGTTATATGAAAGTAGCTAAACCAAGTTTACCAGAAGCTATTAATATATTAAAAGAACGCAATCCTAATTTAAAACGTATTATAGCTACTCCTGTATTTTTAGCTGCTGGGATTCATACTAATATTGACATTCCGATTATACTTGGTCTTGAACCTAAAGAAATTGACCCAAGACAACCTGATGGCAATTATCCAGAAAGCCATTATTTATACGGCCTTGAAGAAGTTGATTTTAATGGTGAACTTAAATTAATCGATGCTATAGGTCCTAATCCAAGACTCATAGAAATCATTAACAAGAGAATAGCTACTGCACTTGAAGATTCAGAACTTGACGAGATGGCTAAAACTGCAGTTTTACTTGTATCTCATGGTAGTAGATTAAATTATAATAAAGAGTTTATTTCTAGTGTTTTCAAGCAATTTGAAGTTCAAACTGACTATCCATCTGACTTTGGATTTATGGAACTTGTAGAACCTAATATTCCAAGTTCAATCAACAAACTAGTTAAAGAAAATGAAGTGGATAGATTGGTTCTTGTTCCTGTATTTATTGCTCCTGGTGTTCACACTACAAGAGACATTCCAACAATCTTAGGCCTTATTGAAGATGATGGTACTGGCCATCACCATCACAACCACAGTCACAGTCATAGTCACTCTCATAATCATGAAGATAGCCATGACCATGGACATCATCACCATCATGACCATGGTGATGTAAAGATGGAATTTGAAGGAGAAATATTATATCCTGAACCAATTTGTGATGATGATATTTTAATTGAAATATTAGAATCTATGGTTAAAGATGCTCTTTAATCTAAGCTTTTTGAAGATTGCCTCAAACCTTAAGTAAAATTCTTTCTAATATTTTGGGGCTAGTTTATCTTTTTTTAGGTTTTTTATTTTTATAATTTTACTCAATTTTAGTAAAGTTCTTATTTTTCTTTTTTTAAATATAATATTAAAACTATTTGAGGTATTTTATGCATCAAAAATTTATAAAAGAAGCAATTAAAGAGGCTGAAAAATCATTATCTGAAGGTGGAATTCCTATTGGTGCAGTTCTTGTAAAAGATAATGAAATTATATCTAGAGGCCATAATAGAATTATTCAAGATAATTCACTTATTCTTCATGGTGAAATGGATGCTATTGAAAATGCAAAAAATCTAAGTCATGAAGATTATAGAAAATCTACTCTTTATACAACTCTTTCTCCTTGTCCAATGTGTTCTGGCGCTATTATACTTTACAATATTCCAAAAGTAGTTATTGGAGATAATACCACTCTTATGGGTGCTGAAAACCTTTTAAAAGATAATGGTGTAGAGTTAATTCTCCTTAATGACTTAAGATGTAAAGAGCTATTTGAAAACTTTGTAAAAGACAATCCTGGTCTTTGGGAGAGGGAACTTGCTAAGGTAGGAAATACTACTGAATTAAAATAATGCTATAAAAAACTAAATGTTAAATAATCTTTAAATAACAATCTTATCAATTTCAAACAATCATTACTGAATAGGTGGAAATATGGAAACTGTTCTAACAAATGAAAAGGATGAAAGATTTATAGAACTTACAAAAGAATTAGATAAGGAATATTTTCAAATTTATGGTGATATAGCATTAGAATACCAAGAATATAATGATTTAAAAGATCCTCATATTGTTTTACTTCTTTTAAATTGGACAAGACCAATAGCTTGTGCTAGCTATAAATTATTTGACAAAGATACTATAGAAATTAAAAGAGTTTATGTAAAGAGAAGATATCGTAGGAGAGGTATTGCTTATAAACTTGTTAAACAACTTGAAAAATTGGCAATAGAGGAAAATTTCAAATATTCAATCATTGAAACGGGTAGTGAAAATTATTCAGCTATTAATTTATATAAAAAATTAGATTATGAAATAATCGATAATTTTGGCCAGTTTAAAGGTGATGATTTGTGTATTTGTATGAAAAAAGAGTTTAGAACTTTAATTCAAGCTTTTTGAGGCTTCGCCTCAAAAACCTTGACCAAAATTCTTTTAAATAGTTTTGTGATTTTTCTTTTTTTTAGTTTATAACTAAAACTATTTTTTATTTTTTCTAATTTAAGTATATTTTTTTATATTAAATAAAACAAATATTTTCATATGAAATCAACCTTAATAAAAGTCTCTGATGTTGGTGAAAAACAACTAATAGAAAGGATTATAGAAAAATCAAAGTCATGTTCTATTTTTAATACATCTGTTAATGACTATGATAATAATTTTAATGTTAATAGCTTTAAAATATCAATTGGAGACGATTCTGCATTGACAGAGATTAATTTAGATGAAAATAGCTATTTAGTTACATCATCTGATATGTTAATTCAATCTAGTCATTTTCCACAAGATATGACTTATTTCCAGATGGGATATAAAGTAGTTGTCGTTAATGTAAGTGACTTAGCTAGTATGGGTGCTGAAAATATTGGCTTTTTATTGAATATAGCTATTCCAAAAGATATGCTACTAGATGATTTTGATGATTTGATTTGCGGAGTTATAAGAGCCTGTGATAATTATGATATTCCACTTATAGGTGGAGATACTAATCAAGCAAATGAAATTATACTATCTGGAACAGCTGTTGGCCAAGTAGATAAAGATAAGGTCTTGATGAAGTATGGATTTAAACCAGGTGATTTAGTTTGCATTAGCGGAGAGTTAGGTCTTGCAGCACTTGGATTTGAATTATTAAAATTGAAAAATCAATTAAATAATAACCTTTTTGAAATGGTAGATATTGAAGAGAAGATAAAAACTGCATATGAAATAGATTCAAGCCTTTGTGACTTGGCTATTTTTAAAGCATTAAAAGTTGAAGCAAGATATAAAGAAGGCCATATCTTAAGAGATTATAATACAGAAAATAACAGAATCTCTACAACTGATATTACAGATGGCCTTGCTAGTGAATTTTATGAAATTTTAAACTCAGATAAAAAATACTGTAAATTTAATAATAAAAATAATAATCAAAATTTAGGTATTGATGATTTTAATAATGATTCTGATAATCGTGGTTTAGGTAGTGATAATTTTATTGATAATTCTAATAGTTTTTATTCTAAAGGAATTAGAATCTATGAAGATAAACTTCCAGTAGAAGATGAATTTAAGCAAATAGCTAATGTTTTAGACCTTAATTACCTGGATTTATTATTACATATAGGAGAGGATTTTGAACTTTTATTCACTATAAATACAGAATTAAAGGAGAAATTATTAAATGATTTAAGCTTCTATATAATTGGTGAAATTACTGATAAAAATACAGTTGAAATAGTACTCTCAAATGGAGATATAGAAAAAATAAGCTCTAGAGGTTATCAACATCTTAAATAATCAATTATGAATCTTTTTTTAATTAGGTGTTTTTATGTTATATGAATCTAAGTTTTATACCAAATTATATGATGAAAATTTTGATTTAAATAATAATCACAATAAGAATAAAAAAATAGTTCAATGTAATTTATGTGGAAAGATGTGTAAAATAGCAAGTAATAGCTATGGGTTTTGTAATAGTCAGAAAAACATTGATGGTAAGTTATATTCATGTAATTATCATAGAATAGCTAATTATCATATAGATCCAATTGAAAAGAAACCTTTGTATCATTTTTTACCTTGCTCATCTACCTTTTCAATTGGTGGTTTTGGATGTAATTTCTCATGTTTAAACTGTCAGAACTATATCTTATCAAGAAATTCCTATAATTTAAATAACTCAATTGAAATACTGCCAGAAACCATTGTTAAAAATGCTATTAATGAAGATTGTCTATCGATTTCTTGGACCTATAATGAACCTACCCCCTACTTTCACTTCGCCGAAGAAACTTCTCTACTTGCACATAGGAAAAATCTTAAAAATGTTTATGTAAGTAATGGCTATATGAGTGAAGAATCATTAGATGAAACCTTAAAATTTATTGATGCATTTAATATTGATTTAAAATTTTTCGATGATAGATTGTATAGAAAGATTTGCGGTGGAAAATTGGATATTGTGCTAGATAATTTAAAAACTATTTATGATGCAAAAAACAAGTATGGAACTCATTTAGAAATAAGCACTCTTTTAATCAATGATTTAAATACAAAAAAAGATCATATAAAGTCCATTTCTAATTTCATATTAGATGAATTAGGTCCTGAAGTTCCCCTTCACTTTTCAAGATTTTTTCCAATGTATAAAATGAATGATAAAAGTCCAACAAAGATTGAATATCTACTTAAAGCAAAGGAAATAGCTATTGATATGGGATTAGACTATGTTTATTTAGGAAATATGAAAGGTGATAAAAATACATATTGTCCTAATTGTGGTGAGATTTTAATAGAAAGAGAAAGATATTGTAATATGGATAAAAATAAAATAAAAGACAGTCATTGTATTAATTGTGGCTATAAATTGAATTTTATTCTTTAATTAGTTCAACAACTTTTTTCGATGCATTTCCATCATCAAATTGATTAAACTTTTCATTGAATTTCTTATATTTTTCACCATATTCTTCTCTATAACTATTGATGTTAAAATTTTTTATAATACTAATTAATTCTTCATTCTTTTCAACTTTTGGACCAGGTGCTTCTTTAAAAATATCAAAATAAAAGGATCTTATATTATTTGTATAATTATCTAAATCATATGTAAAGAAAATCATAGGTCTTTTTAATATAGCATAATCAAACATAACTGATGAATAATCAGTTATCATCATATCTGAAATTAAATAAAGCTCTTGAATATCCCATTCTGCATCACATTCAATAATAAAGTCTTTATATTCGCTCCAATCAATATCTTCTTTAACTAAATAATGGAATTTAACTATTATAATATATTCATCTTTAAAGTTTTCATACATCTTCTTAAAATCCATCTCTGTTGTGAACTTATATTCTCCTACTTTATTATACTGATTATCTCTCCAAGTGGGGGAATAAAGTATAATCTTCTTATCTTTAGGGATTTTCAATTTTGCTTTTATTTTTTCTAGATCTTCTTCATTATTTCTTTTAAATAAGATATCATTACGAGGATATCCAATTTCAAGTATTTCTCCTTTAAAATTAAAAGCTTTTTTAAATATCTTAGATGAGTGTTTATTTTGTGATAATAGATATTGCCAATCTTTAGTATTTTTTTCAAAATCTTCACGATATTTCTTAATATCTTTATTACCACTCATATCCATAACATCCATATCCAAAGCTAATTTTTTAAATGGAGTTCCATGCCATGTTTGAATATACTTTGTTTTTTTATTTTTTCTTAGATAATACAAATGCCGTGAGTCAAAAATCCAAACTCCACTTCTAAGAGTATAATATAAGTATTTAAAAAAAGATCTTTTAACTTTTATAGCATTTCCAGGTATTTCAATATTTGTATTTGTTAGTGACCATATACATTTAAATTCATCATCTAATCCTTGATTCACCATTTCTTCATAGATATATCTAGGGCTACCTGCGTAATTACGTCCACCACTTGATTCAAAAAGAATAATTTTTTCATTAGAAGGAATAATATATGATTCTAATATGTAAAAAGCTCTTACAGAGTATCTAACTATATCTTTGATGATTTTTTTAAAACTTATCATAATTATACCTTAATAGGATTTTATTATTTTTACTTTTTATCCTTCTAATTATACCTTAATAGNNNNNNNNNNNNNNNNNNNNNNNNNNNNNNNNNNNNNNNNNNNNNNNNNNNNNNNNNNNNNNNNNNNNNNATTTTATTATTTTTACTTTTTATCCTTCTAATTATACCTTAATAGGATTTTATTATTTTTACTTTTTATCCTTCTAATTCTTTAACAAGAATTTGCGCATTTTCCCAATCTCTGTAATCATCAATTTCTGTCCATTTGAGACCATTGGTTAAAACGAAATCTATTGTTTTAATTTCACTTAAATCTTTATATGCATAATCATAATAGTTTTGGGGGTCATCTTCAATTAATCTTTCTAAAATTCTATTAAATATGGGAATATCTTCACTAATTACTTTTGATACACCAATAAACTCTCCACTAGAAGAAAGTATATCTATTTCTTTTCCAATTGAATGAATTTTACCATTAGCTATTGTATTATTTTCATTAAAGGATTCATCATCAATAATCAATTTAAATGACTCTTCATTAAGTTCTTTAAAATTATCAATTATCATCCCTGTATTATTTGAAGCTAATATTCTTGAGATAATTTCAGGATCTACTACATTATCTCCATT includes the following:
- a CDS encoding ABC transporter ATP-binding protein, which codes for MSAMIEFQNVSREYRTGDHVLKALDNLSLKIDKGEFVVILGPSGAGKSTLLNLLGGLDTATSGKIIVDGENIVDYGDKALTKYRAKSVGFIFQFYNLIPNLTACENVELMKDITDIDIYGGKILEAVGLRGHDNKFPAQLSGGEQQRVSIARALAKEPAMLLCDEPTGALDSNTGVLILSLLQNMCHEKNTTVVIVTHNSKLADAADKLIKIKNGQIEEVTINENPSDVNEIKW
- a CDS encoding ABC transporter permease; protein product: MKILLKKMLRDFKDHKIQFLSIFLMAFLGVFAFTGISGEVVGLSDVSSHYYEDTNLADGWVYGEDLDNDTFENIKNMEEIKDAEREMVVNTVANYSSDPDITLHILEGKQKISKFYLFKGKDFDENDKDGIWIDKRFADARDLDIGDRITLKFDGKKVSKTIRGIVFSPEYVYYIQEGSLLPDFKQVGYAYISSKAANFDVEYNTITLDSYEELEEKDFKSDLYELMPRSKFVQFLHRDNNIGVKTLNEEINQHQMFSGVFPIIFVLVALLTLLTTMSRLISSQRTQIGALKAMGYSNKSIIYHYLLYGFFLSLTGSILGLIIGPMTIPRLFYPSMSLMYSLPHWGPAWNLTFFVVAALMVIFSVAVTFISVKSISDENPADSIKPKAPKPVSSDFIEKTKIWEKLSFNERWNYRDAKRNKVRAIMSIFGVFACALLIISAFGMYDSMNDVKDWQYEQIYQYSSKLLLNENITDSQLDYLLDETNGEGIMEEAIELKYKGNKKTGTLTVLNESELYKTTDINRNYIQLDPNGIAISDRMAEILGLEIGDKVRWHVVGNPKWIDSEITETYSIPFGQGIMMSPKVYEKVGGDDYNYSTNTILTKENISKNYTGVDSISTREDIVSGWDSITEAMNLMVFVLIFFAIVLAVVVLYNLGLLSFTEIQRELATLKVLGFNSRSLRRLLLTQNLWFSTIGFILSIPGAYLLMIIMMGSAGEDYYFPINIYLWNLLLSFILTFGLSVIVNLMFSRKIKKVNMVESLKSNE
- a CDS encoding Zn-ribbon domain-containing OB-fold protein; this encodes MSDIVRTWRHIQQRYNLVGSKCTTCGQIFFPQRVICPDCRRKGNIEDIQFSGKGKIFTYSVIRTPTSDFKKIAPYAVAIIELEEGAKITAQIVDADVDDIQIGDPVEMVFRKIREDGSDGVISYGFKFKILK
- the cfbA gene encoding sirohydrochlorin nickelochelatase gives rise to the protein MSYEDTAVLLLSHGSSLPYAEEVFKDICAKFKTKTEFDAEVGYMKVAKPSLPEAINILKERNPNLKRIIATPVFLAAGIHTNIDIPIILGLEPKEIDPRQPDGNYPESHYLYGLEEVDFNGELKLIDAIGPNPRLIEIINKRIATALEDSELDEMAKTAVLLVSHGSRLNYNKEFISSVFKQFEVQTDYPSDFGFMELVEPNIPSSINKLVKENEVDRLVLVPVFIAPGVHTTRDIPTILGLIEDDGTGHHHHNHSHSHSHSHNHEDSHDHGHHHHHDHGDVKMEFEGEILYPEPICDDDILIEILESMVKDAL
- a CDS encoding nucleoside deaminase, with translation MHQKFIKEAIKEAEKSLSEGGIPIGAVLVKDNEIISRGHNRIIQDNSLILHGEMDAIENAKNLSHEDYRKSTLYTTLSPCPMCSGAIILYNIPKVVIGDNTTLMGAENLLKDNGVELILLNDLRCKELFENFVKDNPGLWERELAKVGNTTELK
- a CDS encoding GNAT family N-acetyltransferase — its product is METVLTNEKDERFIELTKELDKEYFQIYGDIALEYQEYNDLKDPHIVLLLLNWTRPIACASYKLFDKDTIEIKRVYVKRRYRRRGIAYKLVKQLEKLAIEENFKYSIIETGSENYSAINLYKKLDYEIIDNFGQFKGDDLCICMKKEFRTLIQAF